A region of Sesamum indicum cultivar Zhongzhi No. 13 linkage group LG7, S_indicum_v1.0, whole genome shotgun sequence DNA encodes the following proteins:
- the LOC105166170 gene encoding J domain-containing protein required for chloroplast accumulation response 1: MEKFMQRENVLLGYANQGFSGNSPRTPPRSSDDMDFNDVFGGPPRRFSMPEVKGRYSFGETVDSEDERASSSPWETLKEKPVFGEESLARRRHQGDDFFDDIFKGDESYSSPRRTDRDRDSPYGSNPASRTMSPAKPLPPKSEPFATSLHAQFSLPAKLTKCTEIPTFGSRNHGQQRMDGNANGLNSPQSSSSLSRFSNEANRGQDEIRNEVYPVYRQSPLSRQTSFRSEDSPSNVAYDQKANTENVKKETRNVDSSGNQFHFSIYKWAGKGVPMLMPLVIGNNLKSKDKGKHDRSVSYSGRIESKSSTMTNQGSTAKEPQSLRTDHQKEDLRSKEETKELKSSIKEVVHEIPESKSRSSTSDTVVLGAARQSIKEELVKSLDETNTREETKKKVSLKIEESLQSEMKPLHALIREEVKQPGKTTEKKEKKNRTQTNAHGSKNVKKNETVEKSSLQEAAEKSGATPLKRGVKGKVREFVQIFNQEADSRPKADVQRSQSYRWKAATVDQKEKEVSSDATKAREKFVNLHNVDKKPDDFVKVNENLNKDEARQYSPTKAPGYTSNHSSTNQKNTFSSESFNRKSKIFVENLDDPLDNFLVQELSDDHEKVTPSEGAEDTKAIDAKIQEWAVGKKGNIRSLLSTLQYVLWPESGWKPVPLIDLIEANSVKRAYQKALLRIHPDKLQQKGAAFNQKYTAEKVFDILQDAWDNFNTLTPL; encoded by the exons ATGGAGAAGTTCATGCAGCGAGAAAATGTTCTTCTGGGATATGCTAATCAGGGGTTCTCCGGCAACTCCCCAAGAACGCCGCCGAGGAGCTCGGATGATATGGATTTTAACGATGTCTTTGGGGGTCCTCCGAGGCGGTTTTCTATGCCGGAAGTGAAAGGGAGATACAGTTTCGGAGAAACAGTGGATTCCGAGGATGAAAGAGCCTCATCATCGCCGTGGGAGACGTTAAAGGAGAAACCTGTGTTCGGTGAAGAAAGTCTGGCAAGAAGGCGACATCAGGGCGATGATTTCTTTGATGACATATTTAAAGGTGATGAGTCTTATAGCTCTCCGCGGAGGACTGATCGTGATCGGGATAGTCCATACGGGTCGAACCCTGCCTCCAGGACTATGAGCCCTGCCAAGCCTTTACCGCCTAAATCTGAGCCTTTTGCCACCTCACTCCATGCTCAGTTCAG TCTGCCTGCTAAACTGACCAAATGCACGGAGATTCCTACATTTGGTTCCCGCAATCATGGCCAACAGAGGATGGATGGGAATGCAAATGGATTAAACAGTCCACAGTCTTCAAGTTCTTTATCTAGATTTTCGAATGAAGCAAATCGGGGCCAGGATGAGATCAGAAATGAAGTTTATCCAGTTTATCGTCAAAGCCCCTTGTCTCGTCAAACTTCTTTTAGAAGCGAGGATTCACCGTCCAATGTCGCATATGATCAGAAAGCCAATACTGAAAACGTGAAAAAGGAGACAAGGAATGTTGACAGCTCTGGCAACCAGTTTCATTTCTCTATTTACAAATGGGCAGGTAAAGGAGTTCCAATGCTAATGCCCCTTGTGATTGGGAATAATTTGAAATCGAAAGACAAGGGTAAGCATGATAGGTCTGTAAGCTATAGCGGGAGGATTGAGAGTAAATCATCGACCATGACAAATCAAGGTTCGACAGCTAAAGAGCCCCAATCCTTGAGAACAGATCACCAGAAGGAAGATTTGAGGAGCAAAGAAGAGACAAAAGAACTGAAAAGTTCTATTAAAGAAGTGGTTCATGAAATTCCAGAGTCAAAATCCCGAAGCAGCACGAGTGATACCGTTGTTCTTGGGGCAGCTAGGCAAAGTATAAAAGAAGAACTGGTGAAATCACTAGATGAAACTAATACACGAGAGGAAACTAAGAAAAAGGTCTCTCTGAAGATAGAAGAGTCTCTCCAGTCTGAAATGAAGCCTCTTCATGCATTGATCAGAGAGGAGGTCAAACAGCCAG GAAAAACAacagaaaagaaggaaaagaaaaatagaactCAAACTAATGCGCATGGCAGCAAAAAtgtgaagaaaaatgaaactgTAGAGAAATCTAGCTTGCAAGAGGCAGCTGAAAAATCAGGAGCGACTCCTCTGAAACGTGGAGTCAAAGGGAAGGTCAGAGAGTTTGTTCAGATTTTCAATCAGGAAGCTGATTCAAGGCCTAAAGCTGATGTTCAGAGAAGTCAGAGTTATAGATGGAAAGCGGCTACCGTTGatcaaaaagagaaagaagtaAGCTCTGATGCAACAAAAGCCAGAGAAAAGTTTGTTAACTTGCATAATGTAGACAAGAAGCCAGATGATTTTGTCAAG GTCAATGAAAATCTAAACAAGGATGAAGCACGACAATACTCTCCCACAAAGGCCCCAGGTTATACAAGTAACCATTCTTCTACTAATCAGAAGAATACATTTTCATCAG AGTCGTTTAACAGGAAGTCAAAGATTTTTGTGGAAAACTTAGATGATCCTCTGGACAACTTCCTG GTCCAGGAATTATCTGATGACCATGAAAAAGTTACACCAAGTGAAGGTGCTGAGGACACAAAA GCAATAGATGctaaaattcaagaatggGCAGTTGGGAAGAAAGGGAACATCCGTTCGCTGCTATCGACTCTGCAATAT GTCCTTTGGCCTGAAAGTGGATGGAAACCAGTACCCCTCATTGATCTAATAGAAGCAAATTCCGTGAAGAGAGCATATCAGAAAGCTTTACTCCGCATACATCCAGATAAGCTGCAGCAGAAAGGTGCCGCTTTTAATCAGAAGTATACTGCAGAAAAGGTGTTCGACATTCTTCAG GATGCATGGGACAATTTCAACACTCTTACTCCACTTTAA